The Plasmodium falciparum 3D7 genome assembly, chromosome: 3 nucleotide sequence ATGTTTTGTTTGGAAatgcataaatatatatatatatatatatatatatatatatatatatataataaaccataagaatattatatatatactatatttacatatttttaatattttttaaagaaaaagaataagaCTATGTGTATAAACGAGCCTCGAggacaatataaaaaagaagatcatattatatattttttacgtttcacatatataatatatatatataaatatttgtacATTGCCTTATacgaaatatattttcccaTGTGTATTtagttacatatataaatatataagtgtaatatttataatttttttttttttttaaatataacatatatatatatatatatatatatatatatatatatttatatatatgtagatgatattaaaatataataatattgccTATAAGCccgtatatatatttataaaaatatatagaaccataaaataattatgccttcctcttttttttgtttgttagAATGGTAtatgaattttattttctttatgtgttatatatgatagcttatgatttttatataaataaatatatttatttatgttagagttttttcttttatatacaaGTAAGTGTATCCAATTAAAATTACATGTGAAAATATCTGAAGATACACAATACTACTCCTATTTTAGCTACATATACACtttgtataataattatgtatttttttctttttaatatgtgaattaattattattatttaaaatataatatataattattataaagaaataattataatcgttatcaaaaaaaaatatatatatatatttatgaatacataatattttgtacaataaagttatatatataatatatagtatattatatttatatataatatattattttgtgttttttttttttttttttttttaagagatttacataatatatataatataattaattatttattttgaattaTGTACGTGTGCCTTTTTCTTatggaataatataaatacatatatatataatatatatatatatatataagatatatatttttacaaatataattttatataacattatacatgtattattttatatagtaataatttatagttatgtattttaaaaaatgatgtaccatatatatatctatatataaatgtatatataaaaaataaattaaaatatatattatatatatatatgatatatattttatatttacatgatACATatgctctttttttttctttttatatatatttaaaagatgtatatatatatatatattaatatataaatatgtaataatatatttttttatttaaacattttaaaatttaattattttataatattttttttatatgtataatttattatattatatatattatatatatttatgtatttattaattaattaatttttctttttttttgagatatttacattttataatcattacatgtatacattattttatatattttcattatatatatagcatattatataggtatatatattataataagatatgtacattttaatttttatataaaagctatatttatattataaaaaaaagaagaataaataaatacatgagttattatatttataatgtatatatatatttattttttttatacatgtatgtaaaatgaatattatatgaataatatatatataatatatatatatatatatatatatgtggtaacaaattttatatgtatttttttaaataatgtttGTGTTATTTTGAGAacctattatatattttttttcattactattactttttaaattaatccgaaaaagtaattatatatatattatcatagttatataaaagaaaaatatataataatacaaatatttatatgtatatatgctTTCTCCCCCCTCTTAACTTgtaaatacatttatatatatatatatatatttaaaatttttattttatttttttctttttaaatggaaaaagaagaagatttAAAAGATTTTTGTGTAATAGATAATCGTGGTAGTGATAGTCCGATAGATGTATCGTGTGATAAGATAATTGATAAGAATGGTAATGTGATATATAAAAGTTATAATAATGTGTACAAACTAACGTATAAGcacatatttaaatataaaagaataagcAGCATTAGTACAGATGTTATATATGATGAGAATGGAAATGGATATACTccattatatcattattattatgatgatgtaATTAATTCAGATATAAATCAGGAAGTGGATTATGTGATTAAtgaggaaatatataatagagAGAGTACAAAACAAGAATGTTTGAAATATGATATgtatgaattattattattacgttttttaaaatatgaatgtgaagatgatgattcggaagatatattaaataaatattgttttataagagaaaggaaatataataaaccagggggaaataaatatatacctaGAGACAgaagtaataataacaataatataggtaataatgtaaatggaatgaataattttgttttattaaataataataataataatatgagaaTAAGGAACACatataacaacaacaataataatattaacaataataataataataataataacaattttaataattttaacaataataataataataacaattttaataattttaacaattttaataataataacaattttaataataataaccattttaatattcataatattgaTAACTATGATGATAGTTATGTGAAGGGAAGACATCGAGGAAATTATTTGTCAAGTtctttgaataatataaatggaaaggtttttaaaaatttggatgataattgttataatttaccaactaataatttatatattgataaagaGGGTAAAATGCATTTAACCGGAAAGGAACATTATAATGCTGCATCGAGTAAtgaatataatcataataataaaaatacaaataattacaataacaatagttataataacaataatttctgtaataacaattataatgataataattataataatagtaataataaaggaatgggaaataaatatgaaaggagtttaaattatttaaaaaaagaacatgATATGGTtgattatgaatataataataaaggtaatataagaaaaaatgattCGGAGAAATATTGGGATAATCCCCCGTTACATTATtctaagaaaaataattatgatatttttactttgggagatattaaaaagtatgctaaaaataatgaaaagaaaggaaataataaatatatgaatatgcatgataataatagtaataatagtaacaacgttcttaataataataatatgaatagtaatagtaataattataataatatatttaaagataatgatgaagaaaatttAACCAAAAGTAATTTTGCAAAATGgtttaagaataataataatatgaacgttaatgaaaatacagacataataaaatatctgaataataaaaatagtcAGGGACATTCAGATGGAAagaacaacaataataataatggtaataatattataaataataatagtaataataaaaataatatttttcaaggTAATAGTAGGAATTATGAAAATGtcatgtataatataaacaataataataataataatattattagtaataataaaaatgaagcgTCTTTTAATacagataatataaatacaaatagtGGTAgggaagaagaaaaaattagtAATACTGTTGCTGAATTATTAATGAAACAGATTTCAATGATTAAAGAACGTAATAAAGGTTTGGATGttcttgaaaaaaaaaatacgttTGGTTTTTTAGATAACAATTATCAGAATTATggaagtaataataattctagtttggaaaaaaacaatatgaaagaaaatgatatatattcaaaagaaGCAAGCAAAAGAATAATGGATATTTTCAGGACATTAAATTCAAATGGTTTAGTGTCCCAAGAATCATTGTTGGTGAATCAAAGTGTActtaacaataataacaattacaataattacaatagtaataataatagaaataaaaatcaaaataataataataataataataataatatgaataatatgaataatagtaacaataatattaataacaataataattattacaaaaataatcataaatatCATTCAATGGATAATgtgacatataaaaaaatctttattaataattatagtaataatgatggaaataataatagtaataatagtaatagtaataataatgtggaacattattatatgaataataaaaagaattttaaaaataaaattaataattaccATAATTTAccagataataaaaataatatgatgaataataatacatacaataatattaataaaaataatttatcgaATATGGAAAATTTCCCcccatcattatcatttaataattcagatataaataaaaataatgcacaaggaaatattaatattactcCTATAATTAATTCAATATTACGTTTAGATAATGAAGTTGATAATGTACATAATAATTCAATATctgaaaatatacaaaatgcaAAAGTAAGTAATGTTTTAGATTCATTAAAATCTTTATTAAAAGCTTCAAAAAGTcaaggtaataataattataatatccctaaaaattttaataataataataataataataataatagcaaatttataaattataactCACAACAATATTATCCATCACATCAACagcaacaacaacaacatcaacaacaacaacaacaacaacaacaacaaacaCTAATTCAAACACAAATAAATAGTACTCATTTGAatgattttaataaaaaaaaatttaataaaaaggaaaggTATCCAATGAAATATCCTGAATTTGATGGAACTACGAACGAAACTATGATGGTACGAGAAAAAGCAGAAAGACAACTtgtttgaaaaataaaaaaaaattaaaatatatatattttgttttatatttataagcattttgtacatttttGCGTAtccttttaaatatatatatatatatatatatatatatatatatatatcttataaatatttttattattatatgtttctgttaatatatatatttgtattttgaAGGCACTTAAAAGTTTAATTCAAAACCAAGGTGAAATTAAAAAGTAATTGGTATATTAAGCCATGAAgcttttatttaaaaaaaaataataaataaaataatgaaataaaatataagatgtaaacataaaaaaattaaattaaataatatatatatatatattttttattactcaatatagtgtatatatatttatatatatatattatttatatgttatatataaaatatttttataataataattttttttttttttttttttttttttttttttttaataatatataataaagttacaaatatgtattatatatataatatattgtgaTGTATTATTTTAGATAGAATGGAAAAGAAAAGTGTCACATtctatgttattataattcaaaataatataaaaattagtaaactttatatatatgtaaaatgtaaataataaatatattaaacattaaactaaatatatttttgactaaaatattgtataaaaaattgtaaatTTTGGAATTACATATTAAAGGGTGagaaaatcatataaaaaatttaatatttttttaatagtatttcatatatatatattattttaaagaattacttttacttttatacttttgtaattttgtttggttaaaattgtttttaaaataaataataaagaaatagttttaattgtatatatgtataaatttatgcattttatttttctttcttttttttttattcgaatgtatatattttatggaaTAATCACGTACacacaagaaaaaaaaaaattataataattataaaagtaaataatttttaatctatattaaatttattatttttcttttatatatatgtgaatgattttaaatatattacaataagATATAACATGATTTATCTAAAAtatctaataatataaaaaatatggtctttattatatatatatttatatattttcccaatattttatatattccatatattagatatatttatatgttgtaAATCATTCAAATTGTTATGAACAGATGCTTCTATTTTATtgatttgtatatatatataaaaatagttacttaaagaattattatttcttttatatttttcatgataattattttctatatcatCAAAAATTGTACAAATTTTCAAAATGATCATCATCCGTTACGTTAGTATTTtccacattattattattttcgttaaaatgtatatcaatagatatatttgtacgtaatttatttgttttgaaaatattattttgagtTGTAAGATTATTAGGTAGGATATTTGTTGATCCAAGATGGTCAAGATATGTTATGTCATTATCGTTATgactatatatattgtttctacttatcatattatatgtttcatcattaattttatgaatatcATCAAGAGTTGATGGAGGTAAATcaaatatatgttcattattttccATAGTTCATTCTTCATTCAATTTATTTAACATATCTTCTTTATGGTTCCActtttcacatatatatctatGTCTATCTAGCCATTTATGAAATAGATTTAGTTGGTTCATTATAGGATCACTATGTGATTGTTTGGAAAAACTATTAAAAGTCGTATTTTTTGTATGATTTGTACCAAATAATTCATTTCTTTTCGTTTCAGAACTTCATCATAAATATCAACATTATGGTTAGTACTTAGTGAATTGTTAATTAAGTCAATTCcggtatatatattatttcaaacATATTTTGGATTTCCCATAATATTAGTAgtactattaatattttcgGTAACATTCAAATTTATGTCGTAAGTAACCTTGTTTATCTGGTACTGCACGTAATTCTGGTATGCGACATTTCATTGCTTCCCACCAGTTTTGACGTAAATTTGTATATGGGGGATCATCACGGGCATATTTGGCACCAAGTGTACCTTTAATTTtaccatatattattttaaaattttcttgTAATCGTTTTGCATCATTGTTTTGATCCCACAAATCTGTTCCTTTAATTATATCGCGAAGATCTGCAAAACTATATTTCATAACAGTACATATTCCTGAAACATCATTACtaagattatttttttatgtattctCCTTCATATTTTGCTGTCAACAACACATCATCTAATAATAAGTCACTCACATGATTACCGCTAAGTCCCTCGCTATCTACATTTAAATTCTCCATGTTTGATGTACTCATATGACGACGGAGAGGAGGTAATAGGACATTTTGGTGGTTTTGATTTACATCATCCTTCTTCGTTTCCCATGGCGTTCCTATTTGAAATCTTTTTTATTGACCTGTACCTTTTCCAGTACATGGACGATGATATTTATCATCACCCTTACCATATTCACGTTTATCATTCGTATGTTTTTCTTTGTCAATGATGCAAATATTAACTTATAGGTCATTTCCTTGACCCCCTTTGTTGTACTGACATTTGTGAGCTTGAGCCGTCAAACCACTAAATACCATTCGCTTTTTGCTTCTCCTCCTGTTGAAACTGTTCTGCGATTTGCATCACTGTTTTTTGGGTACCAACAGCACTACTTCTCGCCATTTTCTTGTagtataacaaaatatagtaatatatatatgtatattatttgtggcgttatttgaaaaaaatgaaaacaatttttatagaatataaatttaagaTCTCTACGTCTactcatataaatatgtatttatccACTTACTTTTTTACTTCTCCATTTATATACAacatttgaaatatattagaTATGTGCCTCTTTTATAAGGTTTTTccattttgatatataaataatactaattttatataatttttttttttgtttttaggcttgaatgtttattatatgcatgttatatatatgaatatatatctttccATAGTTAtgaaaaacaataaaatatacatatatattatttagattaatatataaatatctaaCAAAATACCATTAGTATTAATAGTAGTATCAATATAAGTATTATTTGTGATAGTACTAATATTAAGAATtaatttttgttcatttttcttttttatgatattcaaaaaaaaaaaatattagaatACATGTGTAATAAttgataaataatatattttttcaaagaATACGTATGACTAAAatatactaaaaaaaaaaaaaaatttgtatcACACacgtattataaaaaaataatttatgttattaaaatataaaaggatAGAtactatcattatataaatatatacatatgatgtATCTATcctaaaacaaatatatatgtagtacATGTTGtagataatttaataaaataatttttttttgttttttattctaatggaaaagaattatacaaatatacatatataatatattttttattaatgtaataatgaaaaattttatattaatagcaTAGAATAGTTAAGCATTAATATTTACCaaggaaaatattaaaaaatatataaaaagtaatatatatagataaattaaagttaaaaaatcacaaaaaaaaaaaaaacaacaataaaaattacaaGTGGAAAAAAGGAGTATTATTATACtgaaataaaaacattttataacttttttcattttctttttctttaatttatttCGTGAATTTTTGTACTATATCGTTTTtgttatgttttatatattgtatccCTTTTTTATGCTACTTGTAATTTTATGTATTcgtaatatgttatattttttttttgattgtaTTGGtggtatttataataaaaaagaaataaaattataataaaaaatggtttattgaataaatatatatatacaatttaatatataatatgatatgttTTTTAAGGAATATAATTGTGAATTgaagtaatatatttatttgtattaaatttatattatagacaaataattattttttgaataatatctttcttataataacaataataaaatacatagtAGTTCAGATGAAGATATTTTGGATGATCAAAATtagataatacaaaaaaaaaaaaacatgaaaaaaaattattatgaaattttatatgtaaaacaAGATTTcgatataaatgaaattaaaagaaagttttataatttatctttaaaatattatctaAGATGAATAAAGTAATAATTTAGTGTTTCATAATAAATTTGAGAATACAAATGagacatataaaatattgagTTATCAGAatagaagaaaattatatgattcCGGTGATTTTGATGAATGAgataaaatgataattattgttccttttatattttttaatttaatatttacctCTGATATGATGTAtgaatatattgaaaatacCAAAGTACCTATTTttgttaaattattttttgggaaaagtatttttattgaagatatattttattatgttggTATGATTATGAAAGAAATGATGGAAGGGCAAAATATAAGAGAAGAGGAAGTAGctgaattattaaaagatagattagatttatatatagataatgaAGATGAATGGGAGAAGTTAATGGAAAATGAAATTAGCATGTTATTAAAGTCttcattttctaattttatattagaaTCTATAGGATGGACATATGAGAATGtttctaatatttttttagaaGAAAAAGCAAATTCtggtataaataaaaaagatatatatttaaaagaagcTAATGAGAGAATGATTAGAAATTCAATTGTTTTGAGACAATGTAAAAGTCGttttatatctataataacaaattattatccttttaaagaacaaaataatccTTTTATAAAGCAGGCACAATATGTATCCTCATCTAATTATGTATtggatgatataataaataatatagactATAGTATAGATAATATACATAGAGCCATAGATAATTTATActatgaacatatattaaatttattagaggaagaaaaaaatgaaatactagaagaaatattaaggaatattctaaaaattattttgtgtGATGTTGAAACAACGGTAAGAAGATCAGCACAAAAAGTATTACAAAATGCAGAAGGAGATACAAATTTGATGCTTAAAAGAGCTAAAGGATTACAATCATTGGGTAAA carries:
- a CDS encoding exported protein family 1 — its product is MIIIVPFIFFNLIFTSDMMYEYIENTKVPIFVKLFFGKSIFIEDIFYYVGMIMKEMMEGQNIREEEVAELLKDRLDLYIDNEDEWEKLMENEISMLLKSSFSNFILESIGWTYENVSNIFLEEKANSGINKKDIYLKEANERMIRNSIVLRQCKSRFISIITNYYPFKEQNNPFIKQAQYVSSSNYVLDDIINNIDYSIDNIHRAIDNLYYEHILNLLEEEKNEILEEILRNILKIILCDVETTVRRSAQKVLQNAEGDTNLMLKRAKGLQSLGKMILQKVN